One genomic window of Methanosarcina acetivorans C2A includes the following:
- a CDS encoding MarR family winged helix-turn-helix transcriptional regulator, whose amino-acid sequence MKEERIKETVKLQIEMIHLLHKNFFKAFHQTGNSQYNLNKNQNKAILIIGGVGEIMPTNLGKCLDLQKGSLTSMIDALEKKGLVCRNGDPGDRRKILVSLTEKGKAYREWFTEELEKNYSGVMTRLAEEDIAAYQESLKTILDTLKKLDETA is encoded by the coding sequence ATGAAAGAAGAAAGAATAAAAGAAACTGTAAAACTTCAGATTGAGATGATCCACCTTCTTCATAAAAATTTTTTTAAGGCATTTCATCAGACAGGTAACAGCCAATATAACCTGAACAAAAATCAGAATAAAGCTATCCTGATTATAGGGGGTGTAGGCGAGATCATGCCCACAAATCTTGGAAAATGCCTGGACCTTCAGAAAGGAAGCCTGACCAGTATGATCGATGCTCTGGAAAAGAAGGGGCTTGTCTGCAGAAATGGAGATCCCGGGGATCGGAGAAAAATCCTGGTTTCACTCACGGAAAAAGGAAAAGCTTATCGGGAATGGTTTACAGAGGAGCTTGAAAAGAATTATTCAGGGGTTATGACCAGACTTGCTGAAGAGGATATTGCAGCCTATCAGGAAAGCCTGAAGACAATACTCGACACATTGAAGAAACTGGATGAAACTGCCTGA
- a CDS encoding helix-turn-helix domain-containing protein, whose product MYPELVSKIKKLGLTENDVKIYIRLLITVDATAREIHELTYVP is encoded by the coding sequence ATGTACCCGGAGCTCGTAAGCAAAATCAAGAAGCTCGGATTAACGGAAAATGACGTGAAGATCTATATAAGGCTACTTATCACGGTTGATGCGACAGCAAGAGAAATCCATGAGCTTACGTATGTTCCCTGA